The following proteins come from a genomic window of Streptomyces liliiviolaceus:
- a CDS encoding M1 family metallopeptidase — protein sequence MLRTRTTPHSAGTPVPTAPRQRRQRRFSTALLASAASVCLIAASAPAPSPLGIGDRLFPHLGNPGYDVTAYDLAFTYSGSNTKPLPAVTVIEARTTDWLEQFNLDYSHGTVRSVEVDGEPAEFRSAGEDLVVTPAEALPPGIPMRVTVHHDSNPVSTEDQQSGWVQTKDGLAMANQADAGHRVFPGNDHPSDKAMFTVRVTVPDGYTAVANGLPVGATRRAAGTTWTYRTEHPMATELAQVSIGRSSVVRRNGPGGLPVRDVVPTKDRELLEPWLKKTPDQIAWMQEKVGEYPFETYGLLIAEARTGFELETQTLSLFERELFARSEYPKWYVESIMVHELAHQWFGDSVSPRTWSDLWLNEGHATWYEALFAEEKADRPMEARMKAAYRSSDTWRRAGGPPAAPKEAEPGEKLSIFRPNVYDGSALVLYALREEIGRPAFEQLERAWVSTHHDGVADTADFERLATGIAGRELSGFFKAWLYAEKTPPMPGHPDWKSAAPAEKAAKRAG from the coding sequence ATGCTGCGCACCCGCACCACCCCCCACAGCGCCGGGACGCCGGTCCCCACGGCCCCCCGACAGCGACGACAGCGGCGGTTCAGTACCGCGCTGCTCGCCTCCGCCGCGTCCGTCTGCCTCATCGCCGCGAGTGCCCCCGCACCGTCACCGCTTGGTATCGGCGACCGTCTCTTCCCCCACCTGGGCAATCCCGGGTACGACGTCACGGCGTACGACCTGGCCTTCACCTATTCGGGAAGCAACACCAAGCCGCTGCCGGCCGTGACGGTCATCGAGGCCCGTACGACGGACTGGCTGGAGCAGTTCAATCTTGACTACTCGCACGGAACAGTGCGGTCCGTCGAGGTCGACGGCGAGCCCGCGGAGTTCCGCAGCGCCGGCGAGGACCTGGTCGTCACGCCCGCCGAAGCTCTGCCGCCCGGCATCCCGATGCGCGTCACCGTGCACCACGACAGCAACCCGGTCTCCACGGAGGACCAGCAGAGCGGCTGGGTGCAGACGAAGGACGGGCTGGCGATGGCCAACCAGGCCGACGCCGGACACCGCGTCTTCCCCGGTAACGACCACCCTTCGGACAAGGCGATGTTCACCGTCCGGGTCACCGTCCCCGACGGTTACACGGCGGTCGCCAACGGACTCCCCGTAGGGGCGACCCGCCGGGCCGCGGGCACCACCTGGACCTACCGCACCGAGCACCCCATGGCCACCGAGCTGGCCCAGGTGTCCATCGGCCGCTCCTCCGTGGTGCGCCGCAACGGCCCCGGCGGTCTCCCCGTACGCGACGTGGTCCCCACCAAGGACCGCGAGCTCCTGGAGCCCTGGCTCAAGAAGACCCCCGACCAGATCGCCTGGATGCAGGAGAAGGTCGGCGAGTACCCCTTCGAGACGTACGGGCTGCTCATCGCAGAGGCACGTACCGGCTTCGAACTGGAGACGCAGACGCTCTCCCTCTTCGAGAGGGAACTCTTCGCCCGGTCCGAGTACCCGAAGTGGTACGTCGAGTCGATCATGGTGCACGAACTGGCCCACCAGTGGTTCGGCGACAGCGTCTCCCCGCGCACCTGGTCCGACCTGTGGCTCAACGAAGGACACGCCACCTGGTACGAGGCACTCTTCGCCGAGGAGAAGGCCGACCGGCCCATGGAGGCCCGGATGAAGGCCGCCTACCGGTCGTCCGACACCTGGCGCAGGGCCGGCGGCCCGCCTGCCGCCCCGAAGGAGGCCGAGCCCGGCGAGAAGCTCAGCATCTTCCGCCCGAACGTCTACGACGGCAGCGCCCTCGTCCTGTACGCGCTGCGCGAGGAGATCGGCCGCCCCGCCTTCGAGCAGCTGGAGCGCGCCTGGGTCAGCACCCACCACGACGGTGTCGCCGACACCGCAGACTTCGAGCGCCTGGCCACGGGCATCGCCGGCCGCGAGCTGAGCGGCTTCTTCAAGGCGTGGCTCTACGCGGAGAAGACCCCGCCCATGCCCGGACACCCGGACTGGAAGAGCGCGGCGCCCGCCGAGAAGGCCGCGAAACGCGCCGGCTGA
- a CDS encoding class III extradiol dioxygenase subunit B-like domain-containing protein has product MLVAAAVCPCPPLLVPDVAAGAAPELDAARAACTDALGVLAAARPDRLVVVGPAEESGRGPHPEGSHGSFRGFGVDLDVRLGGNGRRNGTGASEGPAEPSAAVAGRMLPASLAVAAWLLGRTDWSDAPVEGIGVGEPLAAERCIQVGRQIAAGPGRVALLVMGDSSACRTLKAPGYLDERAAGFDAEAARALGTADVAALKSLDAELAYELKVSGRAPWQVLAGAAEEAALHGTLLYEDAPYGVGYVVATWS; this is encoded by the coding sequence ATGCTTGTCGCCGCCGCCGTGTGCCCCTGTCCGCCCCTGCTCGTGCCCGACGTGGCCGCGGGGGCCGCGCCCGAACTCGACGCCGCACGTGCCGCCTGCACGGACGCCCTGGGGGTACTGGCCGCCGCCCGCCCGGACCGGCTGGTGGTCGTCGGACCCGCCGAGGAGAGTGGGCGCGGGCCGCATCCGGAGGGCTCGCACGGTTCGTTCCGCGGCTTCGGTGTCGACCTCGACGTGCGGCTCGGCGGGAACGGGCGCCGGAACGGGACCGGGGCGTCCGAGGGCCCCGCCGAGCCCTCCGCCGCGGTCGCCGGACGGATGCTGCCGGCCTCGCTGGCCGTCGCCGCCTGGCTGCTCGGCCGTACGGACTGGTCCGACGCTCCCGTCGAGGGCATCGGCGTGGGGGAACCGCTCGCCGCCGAGCGGTGTATCCAAGTCGGGCGGCAGATCGCCGCCGGCCCCGGGCGAGTGGCGCTGCTGGTGATGGGCGACTCCAGCGCGTGCCGCACGCTCAAGGCGCCGGGCTATCTGGACGAGCGGGCGGCGGGCTTCGACGCGGAGGCCGCGCGTGCGCTGGGCACGGCGGACGTGGCCGCGCTCAAGTCCCTGGACGCGGAGCTGGCGTACGAACTGAAGGTGTCGGGGCGGGCGCCGTGGCAGGTGTTGGCGGGCGCGGCCGAGGAAGCGGCCCTCCATGGCACGCTGCTGTACGAGGACGCCCCTTACGGCGTCGGCTACGTGGTCGCGACCTGGTCGTAG
- a CDS encoding trypsin-like serine peptidase encodes MRSTRPSFAESRGRGRLLAAAGLAAALALTATACDSGDDTAADKPAARGSESSGSDKIEIPADIADRLKEHGIDVDDWKDGEWKNWDKDKWLSEAQDFVNPVIEDLWKPERMTSAEDPEKTLSTKDAAAEQGVSDPAPAPVTATREKTPYHENAAPVGKVFFDSPEGSMVCSGTVVTDPRNPGRSNLVWTAGHCVHAGGGGGWYRNIAFVPAYNDLGKSEAQLGNATQQEIAPYGQFWADWASTSDEWIEGGSESGGAGAPYDYAVLHVKPESGSKSLEETVGNALDVDFSTPAARNAGAMGAWGYPAAAPFDGLIMHKCVDRPGRLSLQAALPTMYRIGCTMTGGSSGGGWFRVVDGKTVLVSNTSIGPSDSTWLAGPQLGQGAKAIYDNMSKEYGSK; translated from the coding sequence ATGCGTTCCACACGTCCGTCCTTCGCGGAAAGTCGCGGGCGGGGCCGCCTCCTCGCCGCCGCCGGACTCGCCGCGGCTCTGGCCCTCACCGCCACCGCCTGTGACTCGGGGGACGACACGGCCGCCGACAAGCCGGCTGCCAGGGGTTCCGAGTCCTCCGGTTCAGACAAGATCGAAATTCCGGCCGACATCGCCGACAGGCTCAAGGAGCACGGCATCGATGTCGACGACTGGAAGGACGGCGAGTGGAAGAACTGGGACAAGGACAAGTGGCTCAGTGAGGCCCAGGACTTCGTGAACCCGGTGATCGAGGACCTCTGGAAGCCCGAGCGGATGACATCCGCCGAGGACCCGGAGAAGACGCTCTCCACGAAGGACGCGGCGGCCGAGCAGGGCGTCAGCGACCCGGCGCCCGCCCCGGTCACGGCGACGCGCGAGAAGACGCCGTACCACGAGAACGCCGCGCCGGTCGGGAAGGTCTTCTTCGACTCCCCCGAGGGTTCGATGGTCTGCTCCGGCACGGTCGTCACGGATCCGCGCAACCCGGGCAGGTCCAACCTCGTGTGGACCGCGGGCCACTGCGTGCACGCCGGCGGTGGCGGCGGCTGGTACCGCAACATCGCCTTCGTGCCCGCCTACAACGACCTCGGCAAGTCCGAGGCCCAGCTGGGCAACGCCACGCAGCAGGAGATCGCCCCGTACGGCCAGTTCTGGGCGGACTGGGCCTCGACCTCCGACGAGTGGATCGAGGGCGGCTCGGAGTCGGGCGGCGCGGGTGCCCCGTACGACTACGCGGTGCTGCACGTGAAGCCGGAGTCCGGTTCCAAGTCCCTTGAGGAGACGGTCGGCAACGCGCTGGACGTCGACTTCTCCACGCCCGCCGCACGGAACGCGGGCGCGATGGGCGCGTGGGGCTACCCGGCGGCGGCACCCTTCGACGGTCTGATCATGCACAAGTGCGTCGACCGGCCGGGCAGGCTCTCGCTCCAGGCGGCGCTGCCGACCATGTACCGCATCGGGTGCACGATGACCGGTGGTTCGTCCGGCGGCGGCTGGTTCCGGGTGGTCGACGGCAAGACCGTGCTCGTCTCGAACACGTCGATCGGCCCGTCCGACAGCACCTGGCTGGCCGGCCCGCAGCTGGGCCAGGGCGCCAAGGCCATCTACGACAACATGAGCAAGGAGTACGGCTCCAAGTAG
- the hflX gene encoding GTPase HflX has product MTSSSSPSQDTQSVAQNHPDGLRADALMEEDVAWSHEIDGERDGDQFDRSERAALRRVAGLSTELEDVTEVEYRQLRLERVVLVGVWTSGTATDADNSLAELAALAETAGALVLDGVIQRRDKPDAATYIGSGKANELRDIVLETGADTVICDGELSPGQLIHLEDVVKVKVIDRTALILDIFAQHAKSREGKAQVALAQMQYMLPRLRGWGQSLSRQMGGGSGGGLATRGPGETKIETDRRRIREKMAKMRREIADMKTGRDIKRQERRRNKVPSVAIAGYTNAGKSSLLNRLTGAGVLVENSLFATLDPTVRRAETPSGRLYTLADTVGFVRHLPHHLVEAFRSTMEEVGDSDLILHVVDGSHPAPEEQLAAVREVVRDVGATKVPEIVVINKADAADPLVLQRLMRNEKRSIAVSARTGQGIAELLALIDVELPHPSVELEALVPYTLGRLVARAHADGEVLSEEHTPEGTLLKVRVHEELAAELAPYVPAPAA; this is encoded by the coding sequence ATGACCTCCTCTTCTTCCCCTTCCCAGGACACCCAGAGCGTTGCGCAGAACCACCCCGACGGTCTTCGGGCCGATGCCCTGATGGAAGAGGACGTCGCCTGGAGCCACGAGATCGACGGAGAGCGGGACGGCGACCAGTTCGACCGCTCCGAGCGTGCGGCCCTGCGCCGCGTCGCGGGCCTCTCCACCGAGCTTGAGGACGTCACCGAGGTCGAGTACCGACAGCTCCGTCTGGAGCGCGTGGTACTCGTCGGTGTGTGGACCTCGGGGACCGCGACCGACGCGGACAACTCCCTGGCCGAGCTGGCCGCCCTCGCGGAGACCGCGGGAGCGCTCGTGCTCGACGGGGTCATCCAGCGCCGGGACAAGCCGGACGCGGCCACGTACATCGGTTCCGGCAAGGCCAACGAGCTGCGGGACATCGTGCTCGAAACGGGCGCGGACACGGTCATCTGCGACGGTGAACTGTCTCCGGGCCAGCTCATCCACCTCGAAGACGTCGTCAAGGTCAAGGTCATCGACCGGACGGCCCTGATCCTCGACATCTTCGCCCAGCACGCCAAGTCCCGAGAGGGCAAGGCGCAGGTCGCTCTCGCGCAGATGCAGTACATGCTGCCGAGGCTCCGCGGCTGGGGGCAGTCGCTGTCCCGTCAGATGGGCGGCGGCTCGGGCGGCGGCCTCGCCACCCGTGGTCCCGGTGAGACCAAGATCGAGACCGACCGGCGCCGTATCCGCGAGAAGATGGCGAAGATGCGCCGGGAGATCGCGGACATGAAGACCGGCCGCGACATCAAGCGCCAGGAGCGCCGCCGGAACAAGGTGCCCTCGGTCGCGATCGCCGGATACACCAACGCCGGCAAGTCCTCGCTGCTCAACCGCCTCACGGGCGCGGGCGTACTCGTCGAGAACTCACTGTTCGCGACCCTCGACCCGACCGTGCGCCGGGCCGAGACCCCGAGCGGGCGGCTGTACACACTGGCGGACACCGTCGGCTTCGTACGGCATCTGCCGCACCACCTCGTCGAGGCGTTCCGCTCCACGATGGAGGAGGTCGGCGACTCCGACCTGATCCTGCACGTGGTGGACGGTTCGCACCCGGCGCCGGAGGAGCAGCTGGCCGCCGTGCGCGAGGTCGTCCGTGACGTGGGCGCCACCAAGGTGCCCGAGATCGTGGTGATCAACAAGGCGGACGCGGCCGACCCGCTGGTGCTCCAGCGGCTGATGCGGAACGAGAAGCGCTCCATCGCGGTCTCGGCCCGTACCGGCCAGGGCATCGCGGAGCTGCTCGCGCTCATCGACGTCGAGCTGCCGCACCCCTCGGTCGAGCTGGAGGCCCTCGTGCCCTACACGCTCGGCCGGCTGGTGGCGCGCGCCCACGCCGACGGCGAGGTCCTCTCCGAGGAGCACACCCCGGAGGGCACCCTGCTGAAGGTGCGGGTCCACGAGGAACTGGCGGCGGAGCTCGCTCCGTACGTGCCGGCTCCGGCGGCCTGA
- the miaA gene encoding tRNA (adenosine(37)-N6)-dimethylallyltransferase MiaA — protein MSRAAPVPRVIAVVGPTAAGKSDLGVHLAQRLGGEVVNADSMQLYRGMDIGTAKLTPEERGGVPHHLLDIWDVTVTASVAEYQRLARIRIDALLAEDRWPILVGGSGLYVRGAVDNLEFPGTDPEVRARLEEELTLRGSGALHARLAVADPEAAHAILPSNGRRIVRALEVIEITGKPFTANLPGHDSVYDTLQIGVDVARPELDERIARRVDRMWEGGLGEEVRALEAQGLREGRTASRALGYQQMLTALSGECTDDEARAETVRATKRFARRQDSWFRRDPRVHWLSGAAADLTELPQLALALVERPVTA, from the coding sequence GTGAGTAGAGCAGCTCCCGTTCCGCGGGTCATCGCCGTCGTGGGTCCCACCGCGGCCGGAAAGTCCGATCTCGGCGTCCATCTCGCCCAGCGCCTCGGCGGTGAGGTCGTCAACGCAGACTCGATGCAGCTCTACCGGGGGATGGACATCGGCACCGCCAAGCTGACGCCCGAGGAGCGCGGCGGTGTTCCCCATCACCTGCTGGACATCTGGGACGTCACGGTGACGGCGAGCGTCGCCGAGTACCAGCGCCTCGCGCGCATCCGCATCGACGCGCTGCTCGCGGAGGACCGCTGGCCCATCCTCGTCGGCGGCTCCGGCCTGTACGTCCGAGGCGCCGTCGACAACCTCGAATTCCCCGGTACGGATCCCGAGGTGCGGGCCCGTCTGGAGGAGGAGCTCACCCTGCGTGGCTCCGGCGCCCTGCACGCCCGGCTGGCCGTCGCCGACCCCGAGGCCGCCCACGCGATCCTGCCGAGCAACGGCCGCCGTATCGTCCGGGCCCTCGAAGTCATCGAGATCACCGGCAAACCCTTCACCGCCAACCTCCCGGGCCACGACTCCGTCTACGACACCCTGCAGATCGGTGTCGACGTGGCGCGCCCCGAGCTCGACGAGCGCATCGCCCGCCGTGTGGACCGCATGTGGGAGGGGGGCCTCGGCGAGGAAGTGCGCGCACTGGAGGCGCAAGGGTTGCGCGAGGGGCGTACGGCGTCGCGCGCGCTCGGCTACCAGCAGATGCTCACGGCGCTCTCCGGAGAGTGCACCGACGACGAGGCGCGGGCCGAGACCGTACGTGCCACCAAGCGCTTCGCGCGCCGTCAGGATTCGTGGTTCAGGCGCGATCCGCGGGTGCATTGGCTGAGTGGGGCCGCGGCGGATCTCACAGAACTTCCGCAGCTTGCGCTGGCGTTGGTCGAACGACCGGTCACAGCCTGA
- a CDS encoding RelA/SpoT family protein, translating to MSAEATNPATPGPITPAVQRRRGRPRIDLRRLGRAALLGPAGRDRLPDAIGHVVEAHRAHHPDADLDPLRRAYVLAESSHRGQMRKSGEPYITHPLAVTLILAELGAETTTLTASLLHDTVEDTEVTLDQVRAEFGEEVRYLVDGVTKLEKVDYGAAAEPETFRKMLVATGSDVRVMSIKLADRLHNMRTLGVMRPEKQERIAKVTSDVLIPLAERLGVQALKTELEDLVFAILRPEEYAHTRELIVKNSSRTDDPLAEIAEEVRGVLREAGLQAEVLIRPRHFVSVHRVSRKRGELRGADFGRLLVLVNEDADCYGVLGELHTCLTPVVSEFKDFIAVPKFNLYQSLHTAVARPDGQVAEVLIRTHQMHKVAEAGVIALGNPYASPTESVDSVESAEEQADGSRAADGERADPTRPGWLSRLLDWQEAAPDPDTFWSTLREDLAQDREITVFRPDGGTLGLPAGASCVDAAYAQYGEDAHACIGVRVNGRLARLSTVLSDGDTVQLLMGQDPASEPSREWLEHAHTPVARIAITRWLAAHPASAAPSEAPAETRRPAADGPAARPAAADVVVDRPGATVRLAGCCTPVPPDAITGFSVRGGVVTVHRVECAAVERMKGVGRAEVEVHWGDSSECRVTLFAESFGRPHLLADLTEAIALEGVAIVSATVEPPSQQRVRHTYTLQLPDAAHLPALMRAMRNVPGVFDVSRAHHQSTAS from the coding sequence ATGAGTGCGGAGGCCACGAACCCCGCGACGCCCGGCCCCATCACGCCCGCGGTACAGCGCAGGCGGGGCCGCCCCCGGATCGATCTGCGGCGCCTGGGCCGGGCCGCTCTGCTGGGGCCCGCGGGCCGCGACCGGCTGCCCGACGCGATCGGCCATGTGGTCGAGGCCCACCGGGCCCACCACCCCGACGCCGACCTCGACCCGCTGCGCCGCGCCTACGTCCTCGCCGAGTCCTCGCACCGCGGTCAGATGCGCAAGAGCGGCGAGCCGTACATCACGCACCCGCTCGCCGTGACGCTGATCCTCGCCGAACTGGGCGCGGAGACCACGACGTTGACCGCCTCCCTGCTCCACGACACCGTCGAGGACACGGAAGTGACGCTCGATCAGGTGCGCGCGGAGTTCGGCGAGGAGGTCCGCTATCTCGTCGACGGCGTGACGAAGCTCGAAAAGGTCGACTACGGAGCGGCCGCCGAGCCCGAGACGTTCCGCAAGATGCTCGTCGCCACCGGCAGTGACGTCCGGGTGATGTCGATCAAACTCGCCGACCGGCTGCACAACATGCGCACCCTCGGAGTCATGCGGCCCGAGAAGCAGGAACGCATCGCCAAGGTCACCAGTGACGTCCTCATCCCGCTCGCCGAGCGCCTGGGCGTCCAGGCGCTCAAGACCGAGCTTGAGGACCTGGTCTTCGCGATCCTGCGCCCCGAGGAGTACGCCCACACCCGCGAACTCATCGTCAAGAACTCCTCGCGCACCGACGATCCCCTCGCCGAGATCGCCGAAGAGGTGCGCGGGGTCCTGCGCGAGGCCGGTCTGCAGGCCGAAGTCCTCATCCGGCCACGGCACTTCGTCTCCGTGCACCGCGTCTCGCGCAAACGCGGCGAGCTGCGCGGCGCCGACTTCGGCCGCCTGCTGGTCCTCGTGAACGAGGACGCCGACTGCTACGGGGTCCTCGGCGAACTGCACACCTGTCTCACCCCGGTGGTCTCGGAGTTCAAGGACTTCATCGCCGTTCCCAAGTTCAACCTGTACCAGTCGCTGCACACGGCCGTGGCCCGCCCCGACGGACAGGTCGCCGAAGTCCTCATCCGTACGCACCAGATGCACAAGGTCGCAGAGGCCGGCGTCATCGCGCTCGGCAATCCCTACGCCTCTCCCACGGAGTCCGTGGATTCCGTGGAGTCCGCCGAGGAGCAGGCCGACGGCTCCCGCGCCGCCGACGGCGAGCGCGCCGACCCCACCCGCCCCGGCTGGCTGTCCCGCCTTCTCGACTGGCAGGAGGCCGCGCCGGACCCCGACACGTTCTGGTCCACGCTCCGTGAGGACCTCGCCCAGGACCGGGAGATCACGGTCTTCCGTCCCGACGGAGGCACACTCGGACTGCCCGCGGGCGCCAGCTGTGTGGACGCCGCCTACGCCCAGTACGGCGAGGACGCGCACGCCTGTATCGGCGTACGCGTCAACGGCCGCCTGGCGAGGCTGAGCACCGTTCTGAGCGACGGCGACACCGTTCAACTGCTCATGGGCCAGGATCCGGCCTCGGAGCCCTCCAGGGAGTGGCTGGAGCACGCGCACACGCCCGTCGCCCGCATCGCCATCACCCGCTGGCTGGCCGCGCACCCGGCGTCCGCCGCACCGTCCGAAGCCCCCGCCGAGACCCGCCGCCCGGCCGCGGACGGGCCCGCCGCCCGCCCGGCCGCCGCGGACGTCGTCGTCGACCGGCCCGGCGCGACCGTACGTCTCGCGGGCTGCTGCACGCCCGTACCGCCCGACGCGATCACCGGGTTCTCCGTACGCGGGGGAGTGGTGACCGTGCACCGCGTGGAGTGCGCCGCGGTGGAGCGCATGAAGGGCGTGGGGCGCGCGGAGGTCGAGGTGCACTGGGGTGACAGCAGCGAGTGCCGGGTCACGCTCTTCGCGGAGTCCTTCGGGCGGCCCCATCTCCTCGCCGACCTCACCGAAGCGATCGCCTTGGAGGGGGTCGCCATCGTCTCGGCGACCGTCGAACCGCCCAGCCAGCAGCGTGTACGCCATACGTACACGCTTCAGCTTCCGGACGCCGCGCATCTGCCCGCGCTTATGCGTGCGATGCGCAATGTCCCGGGCGTCTTCGACGTCAGCCGGGCTCATCATCAGTCGACGGCTTCGTAG
- a CDS encoding trypsin-like serine peptidase: MRPIRPLFAARRGRSPRRRISPVLAAVGMATALALTTTACGSGEDADAAAETSAAAAGDGKIQIPDDIKDRLKEHGIDIDKWKGGEWKNWDKDDWLREAGDYINPIIADLWDPDRMREAEDPDQGKGVDENDLSGDQGVTDPEPAPVEAQAVPAAYHENVPEAGKVFFDSPEGTMVCSATVVQDPAHPGKSNLVWTAGHCVHAGKKGGWYRNIAFVPSYNDSAMSAAESANATKEQVAPYGVWWGNWAQTSDQWIEQGGPTGGEGASYDFAVIHVTPEKGGDGKSLEETVGSALPVDFNSPTVSEVGDITATGYPAAKPFDGETMYQCTDKPGRLSLVKSNPTMYRIGCTMTGGSSGGGWVATGSDGEPALVSNTSIGPVTAGWLAGPHLGTEAKGIYDAVSKKYAAQQ, from the coding sequence ATGCGACCGATACGCCCGCTCTTCGCCGCCCGTCGAGGGAGGAGCCCGCGCCGCAGAATCTCCCCCGTGCTGGCAGCGGTAGGCATGGCCACCGCGCTGGCCCTGACCACCACCGCCTGCGGCTCCGGTGAGGACGCCGACGCGGCTGCCGAGACGTCCGCGGCGGCGGCCGGTGACGGCAAGATCCAGATCCCGGACGACATCAAGGACAGGCTCAAAGAGCACGGCATCGACATCGACAAGTGGAAGGGCGGTGAGTGGAAGAACTGGGACAAGGACGACTGGCTGCGCGAGGCCGGCGACTACATCAACCCGATCATCGCGGACCTGTGGGACCCGGACCGCATGCGCGAGGCCGAGGACCCGGACCAGGGCAAGGGCGTCGACGAGAACGACCTCTCGGGTGATCAGGGCGTGACCGACCCCGAGCCGGCGCCGGTGGAGGCACAGGCCGTTCCGGCGGCGTACCACGAGAACGTGCCCGAGGCGGGCAAGGTGTTCTTCGACTCCCCCGAGGGCACGATGGTCTGCTCGGCGACCGTGGTCCAGGACCCGGCCCACCCGGGCAAGTCCAACCTCGTGTGGACCGCGGGCCACTGCGTGCACGCGGGCAAGAAGGGCGGCTGGTACCGCAACATCGCCTTCGTGCCCTCGTACAACGACAGCGCCATGTCGGCGGCCGAGAGCGCGAACGCCACCAAGGAGCAGGTCGCTCCGTACGGCGTCTGGTGGGGCAACTGGGCGCAGACCTCGGACCAGTGGATCGAGCAGGGCGGCCCGACGGGCGGCGAGGGTGCCTCGTACGACTTCGCCGTGATCCATGTGACGCCGGAGAAGGGTGGCGACGGCAAGTCCCTGGAGGAGACCGTCGGTTCGGCTCTCCCGGTCGACTTCAACTCGCCGACCGTGTCCGAGGTCGGGGACATCACCGCGACCGGCTACCCGGCGGCGAAGCCGTTCGACGGCGAGACCATGTACCAGTGCACGGACAAGCCGGGCCGGCTCTCGCTCGTCAAGTCCAATCCGACGATGTACCGCATCGGTTGCACCATGACCGGTGGTTCCTCGGGCGGTGGCTGGGTGGCGACGGGCTCGGACGGCGAGCCCGCGCTGGTCTCCAACACCTCGATCGGCCCGGTGACCGCGGGCTGGCTGGCGGGTCCGCACCTGGGCACGGAGGCCAAGGGGATCTACGACGCGGTGAGCAAGAAGTACGCGGCACAGCAGTAG
- the dapF gene encoding diaminopimelate epimerase, producing the protein MSTRIAFLKGHGTENDFVIVPDPENTIDLPPATAAALCDRRAGIGGDGLLHVVRSAAHPEARSMAAEAEWFMDYRNGDGSIAEMCGNGVRVFARYLQRAGHVAEGDIAVATRAGVKAVHLAKEGDITVGMGKAVLPEGDVTVTVGDRSWPARNVNMGNPHAVAFVEDLDHAGHLYAPPPFSPLSAYPDGVNVEFVVDRGLRHVALRVHERGSGETRSCGTGACAVAVAAARRDGADPAVTGTPATYTVDVPGGRLVITERPDGEIEMTGPAVIVAEGEIDTEWLENTTP; encoded by the coding sequence ATGAGCACGCGGATCGCCTTCCTCAAGGGGCACGGGACCGAGAACGACTTCGTGATCGTTCCGGATCCCGAGAACACCATCGACCTGCCCCCGGCCACCGCCGCGGCCCTGTGCGACCGCCGCGCGGGCATCGGCGGGGACGGCCTGCTGCATGTCGTGCGGTCCGCCGCGCACCCCGAGGCCCGCTCGATGGCGGCCGAAGCGGAATGGTTCATGGACTACCGCAACGGCGACGGCTCGATCGCGGAGATGTGCGGCAACGGAGTGCGTGTGTTCGCGCGCTACCTCCAGCGCGCCGGCCATGTGGCCGAAGGTGACATCGCGGTCGCCACGCGCGCGGGCGTGAAGGCCGTGCATCTCGCCAAGGAGGGCGACATCACCGTCGGCATGGGCAAGGCGGTCCTCCCCGAGGGCGACGTCACCGTGACCGTCGGAGACCGGAGCTGGCCCGCCCGCAACGTGAACATGGGCAACCCCCACGCCGTCGCCTTCGTCGAGGACCTCGACCACGCCGGACATCTGTACGCCCCACCGCCGTTCAGCCCACTGTCCGCGTACCCGGACGGCGTGAACGTCGAGTTCGTCGTCGACCGTGGCCTTCGTCACGTTGCTCTGCGTGTCCATGAGCGCGGCTCGGGCGAGACCCGTTCGTGCGGCACGGGCGCGTGCGCCGTGGCCGTGGCCGCCGCGCGCAGGGACGGCGCAGACCCCGCGGTGACCGGCACTCCGGCCACATACACCGTCGACGTGCCCGGCGGCCGGCTCGTGATCACCGAGCGCCCCGACGGCGAGATCGAGATGACCGGGCCCGCGGTGATCGTCGCAGAGGGTGAGATCGACACCGAATGGCTCGAAAACACGACCCCCTGA